One Cucurbita pepo subsp. pepo cultivar mu-cu-16 chromosome LG11, ASM280686v2, whole genome shotgun sequence DNA window includes the following coding sequences:
- the LOC111805294 gene encoding LOW QUALITY PROTEIN: exocyst complex component EXO84A (The sequence of the model RefSeq protein was modified relative to this genomic sequence to represent the inferred CDS: substituted 1 base at 1 genomic stop codon) translates to MDSAAYSSLTRGPFSSIGDSSEMEANLPLSDRLKGFKTSKFDIDSYVTSKCQAMTEKVPTHPPILTLISLFFFXILIIHQEIKHLCSYLIELKKASAEEMRKSVYANYGAFIRTSREISDLEGELLLLRNHLSTQAALIHGLTEGNSIESLSGDIEVSTVDSSSNESSQLPNKDEWLVEFLDSLEVLLVEKRMDEALAALDEGERIAEDTSRRRSLSAAALTTLHTAIRNQRHKLACLLEQTISQPSTRGVELRSAAQALKKLGDGSRAHMLLLNSHQQKLQRSLQSFRASGNSGGGIYTAAISQFVFSTISQAASDSLGVFGEEPAYASELVTWSVRQTDSFAMFLKRYVIASSAAVGSMRIAAECVHICMGHCSLLEARGLALTPVLFRHFRPFIEHAITANLRRIEQTSAALAASDDWLLAYSPLSSRFFPGSSSTSSLSSVVSQPKLSRSAHRFNTMVQEFVEDMGSLESLQLDSLTLEGVLQVFNSYINLLITALSSSVENEMNLEGSATKIVRLAETEPQQIALLANASLLADELLPRAASKIFPQNRSETPRKTSSRLPEQREWKRRLQRSVDRLRDSFCRQHALELIFTEDGDTRLNAQVYLSMDGNGNVEEPEWFPSQIFQALFAKLTLIAGIATEMFVGRERFATVLLMRLTETVILWLSEDQAFWEEVEVGPRPLGPFGLQQLYLDMEFVILFASQGRYLSRNLHQVIKNIIARAIESLAATGTDPYSALPEDDWFAEVAQIAIKMLTGKGSFGNIDRDVTSPTASVSAKSISSVHSHGSN, encoded by the exons ATGGATTCTGCGGCCTATTCGTCGCTTACCAGAGGACCATTCTCAAGCATAGGAGACTCCTCAGAAATGGAAGCAAATCTACCACTCAGCGATAGATTAAAGGGCTTCAAGACCTCAAAGTTCGACATTGATTCCTATGTCACCTCCAAATGCCAAGCCATGACCGAGAAGGTACCCACCCACCCACCCATTCTTACTCTTATctccctcttctttttctaaattctAATCATTCATCAGGAAATCAAGCATTTATGCTCTTACCTTATCGAGCTCAAGAAGGCCTCTGCAGAGGAAATGCGCAAAAGTGTTTACGCCAATTATGGAGCTTTCATTCG TACATCTCGAGAGATTTCAGATCTTGAAGGAGAGCTACTCCTACTAAGAAACCATTTATCCACTCAGGCAGCTCTCATTCATGGTTTAACAGAAGGAAACAGCATTGAATCTCTGTCTGGAGATATTGAAGTTTCAACTGTAGACAGTTCTTCCAATGAGAGCAGTCAGCTCCCCAATAAAGATGAATGGCTGGTGGAGTTCTTGGACAGCCTTGAAGTTCTGTTGGTTGAGAAAAGAATGGACGAAGCTCTGGCTGCCTTAGACGAAGGGGAACGGATCGCTGAAGACACGAGTCGTCGGAGGTCGTTGAGCGCAGCTGCACTCACCACATTACATACTGCCATTAGAAACCAAAGGCACAAACTGGCTTGTCTCTTGGAGCAAACAATTTCCCAACCTTCAACACGAGGAGTGGAGCTTCGGTCTGCTGCTCAGGCTCTGAAGAAGCTCGGGGATGGCTCCCGCGCGCACATGTTGCTGCTGAATTCCCATCAGCAGAAGCTGCAGCGAAGCTTGCAGAGTTTTCGGGCGTCGGGGAACTCGGGTGGCGGGATATACACAGCTGCAATATCACAGTTTGTGTTCTCAACCATTTCTCAAGCAGCAAGTGATTCATTGGGAGTGTTCGGGGAAGAGCCAGCTTATGCCTCGGAGTTGGTAACTTGGTCTGTGAGACAAACGGATTCTTTTGCTATGTTCCTGAAAAGGTATGTCATAGCTTCATCGGCTGCTGTGGGGAGCATGAGAATTGCAGCTGAGTGTGTGCATATATGTATGGGGCATTGCTCTCTTCTGGAGGCTCGTGGGTTGGCCCTTACGCCAGTGTTATTCAGACACTTCAGGCCCTtcattgagcatgctataacCGCTAATTTGAGGAGAATTGAACAGACCAGTGCTGCCTTGGCTGCATCAGATGATTGGTTGCTTGCTTATTCCCCCCTTTCTTCTCGATTTTTCCCGGGGTCGTCTTCAACTTCGTCGCTGAGCAGTGTCGTCTCACAACCAAAGCTTTCAAGAAGTGCACATAGATTCAACACAATGGTTCAG GAATTTGTAGAGGACATGGGATCACTTGAAAGCCTGCAATTGGATTCACTAACCTTGGAAGGAGTTCTGCAAGTATTCAACTCTTACATCAATTTGCTCATAACAGCTCTGTCAAGTTCAGTGGAAAACGAGATGAATCTGGAAGGATCAGCGACGAAGATCGTACGGCTGGCGGAGACCGAACCGCAACAGATAGCGCTGCTAGCGAACGCGTCATTGCTGGCCGATGAGTTGCTTCCTCGAGCGGCGTCCAAGATATTTCCACAGAACAGATCAGAAACGCCAAGAAAAACATCGAGCAGGCTGCCGGAGCAGAGAGAGTGGAAGAGAAGACTACAGCGGTCGGTGGATCGACTGAGGGACAGCTTCTGCCGCCAACATGCTCTAGAACTGATCTTCACGGAAGACGGCGATACGCGGCTGAATGCACAGGTGTACCTATCGATGGACGGGAATGGAAATGTGGAAGAGCCGGAGTGGTTTCCATCGCAGATATTTCAG GCGCTTTTCGCGAAATTGACGCTGATTGCAGGGATTGCGACAGAGATGTTCGTGGGAAGGGAGAGATTTGCGACTGTTCTTCTGATGAGACTCACTGAAACAGTGATATTATGGCTTTCTGAAGATCAAGCCTTCTGGGAAGAAGTAGAGGTTGGGCCTCGCCCTTTGGGCCCCTTCGGCCTTCAGCAA CTATACTTAGACATGGAGTTCGTGATACTTTTCGCATCACAAGGCCGATATCTATCCCGAAATTTGCATCAAGTGATCAAGAACATCATAGCAAGAGCCATAGAATCCTTGGCTGCTACTGGAACAGATCCTTACAG TGCTTTGCCGGAGGACGACTGGTTCGCCGAAGTTGCTCAGATTGCTATCAAAATGCTCACCGGAAAAGGCTCCTTTGGTAACATCGATCGAGACGTCACCAGCCCGACCGCTTCTGTTTCTGCAAAATCCATATCTTCTGTTCATTCTCATGGAAGTAATTAG
- the LOC111805268 gene encoding phytochrome A: MSTSRPSQSSSNSGRSRHSTRIIAQTSVDAKLQADFEESGNSFDYSSSVRVTSDVSGDQQPRSDKVTTAYLHHIQKGKLIQPFGCLLALDDKTFKVIAYSENAPEMLTMVSHAVPSMGDYPVLGIGTDVRTIFTAPSASALLKALGFGEVTLLNPILVHCKTSGKPFYAIVHRVTGSLIIDFEPVKPYEGPVTAAGALQSYKLAAKAITRLQSLPSGSMARLCDTMVQEVFELTGYDRVMAYKFHDDDHGEVISEVAKPGLQPYLGLHYPATDIPQAARFLFMKNKVRMIVDCRAKHLKVLQDEKLQFDLTLCGSTLRAPHSCHLQYMENMNSIASLVMAVVVNEGDEENEGPALQQQKRKRLWGLVVCHNSSPRFVPFPLRYACEFLAQVFAIHVNKELELENQIIEKNILRTQTLLCDMLMRDAPLGIVSRSPNIMDLVKSDGAALLYKKKIWRLGLTPNDFQLLDIASWLSEYHMDSTGLSTDSLYDAGYPGAIALGDEVCGMAAVRITNNDMIFWFRSHTASEIRWGGAKHEHGQKDDARKMHPRSSFKAFLEVVKTRSLPWKDYEMDAIHSLQLILRNTFKDTDATEINRKSIQTTLGDLKIEGRQELESVTSEMVRLIETATVPILAVDLDGLINGWNTKIAELTGLPVDKAIGKHLLTLVEDSSVEVVRKMLFLALQGQEEQNVQFEIKTHGSHIEVGSISLVVNACASRDLRENVVGVCFVAQDITGQKMVMDKFTRLEGDYKAIVQNPNPLIPPIFGSDEFGWCSEWNPAMAKLTGWSREEVIDKMLLGEVFGVHKSCCRLKNQEAFVNLGIVLNNAMCGQDPEKASFGFLARNGMYVECLLCVNKILDKDGAVTGFFCFLQLPSHELQQALNIQRLCEQTALKRLRALGYIKRQIQNPLSGIIFSRRLLERTELGVEQKELLRTSGLCQKQISKVLDESDIDKIIDGFIDLEMDEFTLHEVLMVSISQVMLKIKGKGIQIVNETPEEAMSETLYGDSLRLQQVLADFLLISVSYAPSGGQLTISTDVTKNQLGKSVHLVHLEFRITYAGGGIPESLLNEMFGSEEDASEEGFSLLISRKLVKLMNGDVRYMREAGKSSFIITVELAAAHKSRTT, from the exons ATGTCTACCTCTAGACCTAGTCAGTCTTCTAGCAACTCTGGGCGGTCCAGACATAGCACTAGAATTATTGCTCAGACATCTGTTGATGCGAAGCTGCAAGCTGATTTTGAGGAATCTGGGAATTCGTTTGACTACTCAAGTTCAGTGCGTGTCACTAGTGATGTTAGCGGAGATCAACAGCCTAGGTCAGACAAAGTTACTACAGCTTATCTCCATCATATTCAGAAAGGCAAACTTATTCAACCATTTGGTTGCTTGTTGGCCTTAGATGACAAAACATTCAAGGTTATTGCGTATAGTGAAAATGCCCCTGAAATGTTGACCATGGTGAGCCATGCTGTCCCAAGCATGGGGGATTACCCTGTTCTTGGCATTGGCACAGATGTAAGGACTATTTTCACCGCACCTAGTGCTTCTGCACTGTTGAAGGCCTTGGGCTTTGGAGAGGTTACACTTCTTAATCCTATCCTGGTGCATTGCAAGACTTCTGGAAAACCCTTCTATGCAATTGTTCATCGTGTTACTGGAAGCTTAATCATTGACTTTGAGCCTGTGAAGCCTTATGAAGGTCCAGTGACTGCAGCTGGAGCTCTACAATCATATAAACTTGCCGCCAAAGCGATTACTAGATTGCAGTCTTTGCCTAGTGGAAGCATGGCTAGGCTTTGTGACACAATGGTTCAAGAAGTTTTTGAACTAACAGGTTATGATCGAGTTATGGCTTATAAATTccatgatgatgatcatgggGAAGTGATCTCTGAAGTCGCAAAGCCCGGCCTTCAGCCATATCTTGGTTTGCATTATCCAGCAACTGACATTCCTCAAGCTGCACGTTTTTTGTTCATGAAAAATAAGGTCCGGATGATTGTTGATTGTCGTgcaaaacatttaaaagtaCTCCAAGATGAGAAATTACAGTTTGATCTAACTTTATGTGGTTCAACTTTAAGAGCTCCACACAGTTGCCATTTACAGTATATGGAAAACATGAACTCTATAGCCTCTTTGGTTATGGCAGTTGTGGTTAATGAAGgggatgaagaaaatgaaggccCTGCTTTGCAgcaacaaaagagaaagagattaTGGGGCTTGGTAGTATGTCATAATTCAAGTCCCAGATTTGTTCCGTTTCCTCTTAGGTATGCTTGTGAGTTCCTAGCTCAAGTATTTGCTATTCATGTGAACAAGGAATTAGAGTtggaaaatcaaattatagaAAAGAATATTCTGCGTACGCAGACACTCTTGTGCGACATGCTAATGCGTGATGCTCCTTTAGGTATTGTGTCGAGGAGTCCTAACATAATGGATCTTGTCAAATCTGATGGGGCTGCCTTgttatataagaaaaaaatttggcGATTAGGATTGACACCTAATGACTTCCAGTTGCTGGACATAGCTTCGTGGCTTTCCGAGTATCATATGGATTCAACGGGGTTGAGTACTGACAGTTTGTATGATGCAGGATACCCTGGAGCTATTGCTTTAGGTGATGAAGTGTGTGGGATGGCAGCTGTGAGGATAACTAATAATGACATGATTTTTTGGTTTCGATCTCACACTGCTTCAGAGATTCGATGGGGTGGAGCAAAGCATGAACATGGTCAAAAGGATGATGCCAGAAAAATGCATCCAAGATCATCTTTCAAGGCTTTCCTTGAAGTAGTCAAGACAAGAAGTTTGCCCTGGAAGGACTATGAGATGGATGCAATCCACTCTTTACAACTTATCCTTAGAAATACTTTTAAGGATACAGATGCAActgaaataaatagaaaatcaattcaaacaaCACTTGGTGACCTAAAAATTGAAGGGAGGCAAGAATTGGAATCAGTAACAAGTGAGATGGTCCGATTAATCGAGACAGCTACTGTGCCGATTTTAGCTGTTGATTTAGATGGGTTAATTAATGGGTGGAATACAAAAATTGCTGAATTGACTGGACTGCCTGTGGATAAAGCTATCGGCAAGCATTTACTTACGTTAGTGGAAGATTCATCTGTAGAAGTTGTCAGGAAGATGTTGTTCTTGGCATTGCAAg GACAAGAAGAGCAAAACGTTCAATTCGAGATCAAGACACACGGTTCTCACATTGAGGTTGGCTCCATCAGCCTAGTTGTAAATGCTTGTGCAAGTAGGGACTTGCGTGAAAATGTCGTGGGTGTGTGTTTTGTAGCACAAGATATCACTGGTCAGAAGATGGTAATGGACAAGTTCACTCGATTAGAAGGCGATTACAAAGCCATTGTACAAAATCCCAATCCATTGATCCCTCCAATATTTGGATCAGATGAATTTGGATGGTGCTCAGAGTGGAATCCTGCAATGGCGAAACTAACTGGGTGGTCACGTGAAGAAGTAATCGATAAGATGCTTTTGGGAGAGGTTTTTGGTGTTCACAAATCATGTTGTCGTTTAAAGAATCAAGAAGCTTTTGTTAATCTTGGGATTGTCTTGAACAATGCCATGTGTGGTCAAGATCCTGAAAAGGCTTCCTTTGGTTTCTTAGCTCGGAACGGGATGTACGTGGAATGTCTTCTATGTGTCAATAAGATCTTGGATAAAGATGGCGCGGTTACAGGGTTCTTTTGCTTTTTGCAGCTTCCTAGTCATGAGTTGCAACAAGCACTAAATATCCAACGCTTATGTGAGCAAACTGCATTGAAGAGATTGAGAGCATTGGGATACATAAAAAGACAGATACAAAATCCTCTTTCTGGGATAATCTTTTCACGAAGATTATTGGAGCGCACCGAGTTGGGAGTAGAACAAAAAGAACTTCTGCGTACTAGCGGACTCTGTCAAAAGCAGATCTCCAAGGTTCTCGATGAGTCAGACATCGATAAAATTATTGATGG GTTTATTGATTTAGAAATGGACGAGTTTACATTGCATGAAGTATTGATGGTATCAATTAGTCAAGTGATGCTAAAGATTAAAGGAAAGGGTATCCAGATAGTTAATGAGACTCCAGAAGAGGCTATGTCCGAGACCTTATATGGAGATAGTTTAAGGCTTCAACAGGTCTTGGCGGACTTTCTATTGATATCAGTTAGTTATGCGCCTTCAGGAGGCCAACTAACAATTTCAACCGATGTGACCAAGAATCAATTAGGAAAGTCGGTCCATCTGGTGCATTTGGAGTTCAG GATAACATATGCTGGAGGAGGTATACCGGAGTCGTTGCTGAACGAGATGTTTGGAAGCGAGGAGGACGCGTCCGAAGAGGGTTTCAGTCTGCTCATCAGTAGAAAGCTGGTGAAGCTGATGAATGGAGACGTACGATATATGAGGGAAGCCGGGAAGTCGAGCTTCATCATAACTGTTGAGCTTGCTGCAGCTCACAAGTCAAGGACAACGTAG
- the LOC111805281 gene encoding wall-associated receptor kinase 5 produces MEQTLFPSPHALLILTIFFFFLSPSIADQACQKSCGDIPLRYPFGSDTGCGDPRFHPYITCNDHQQLTFTTHTGCYPISYIDYANQVLYITDPTMSTCSCNQPSKGFGLDWDAPFTFHGDTIFALLDCSSASPVYSPNGMFNDRNNSSRVALCDNRGLPICGFLYGCKPIVSLNIPISGCCVYTPVNFGPSFEMDLEKLKCGSYSGFYSFNGRESDADSWKYGIAIKYKFAIDNVYPSWCSSCEQSGGVCGYSGPLDSFICNCPPGFNTTTNCFFGDSFNGASNFLPNQKSWIWVAVGLIFKALKF; encoded by the exons ATGGAGCAAACCCTCTTCCCTTCTCCTCATGCATTGCTAATTCTCAcaatattcttcttcttcctttcgcCCTCCATCGCGGACCAAGCTTGCCAAAAGAGCTGCGGCGACATCCCGCTCCGTTACCCTTTCGGCAGCGACACCGGCTGCGGCGACCCACGCTTCCACCCTTACATCACTTGCAACGACCATCAACAGCTAACCTTCACAACTCATACCGGCTGCTACCCCATCTCCTACATAGACTATGCCAACCAAGTCCTCTACATAACCGACCCCACCATGTCTACTTGCAGCTGCAACCAGCCTAGCAAGGGCTTCGGCCTCGATTGGGACGCCCCGTTCACCTTCCACGGCGATACTATTTTCGCCCTACTCGACTGCTCAAGCGCCTCTCCTGTTTATTCCCCGAATGGAATGTTCAATGACCGAAACAACTCGTCTCGGGTCGCTCTTTGCGACAACCGAGGATTACCCATTTGTGGATTCTTGTATGGGTGCAAGCCAATTGTTAGCCTCAATATTCCAATCTCTGGATGCTGTGTTTACACGCCTGTGAATTTTGGGCCATCTTTTGAAATGGACTTGGAGAAGCTTAAATGCGGTTCTTATTCTGGGTTTTATAGCTTTAATGGTAGAGAGTCGGATGCTGATAGCTGGAAATATGGAATTGCTATCAAATATAAGTTTGCAATTGATAATGTTTATCCAAGTTGGTGTTCAAGTTGTGAACAAAGTGGTGGGGTTTGTGGGTACTCAGGCCCTCTTGATTCTTTTATATGTAATTGTCCTCCTGGATTCAACACCACCACCAATTGTTTCTTTGGTGACTCCTTCAATGGCgcttcaaactttcttccaAACCAAAAATCAT GGATTTGGGTAGCGGTCGGTTTGatcttcaaggctttaaaattttag